In Pochonia chlamydosporia 170 chromosome Unknown PCv3seq00008, whole genome shotgun sequence, the following proteins share a genomic window:
- a CDS encoding transposase (similar to Metarhizium robertsii ARSEF 23 XP_011411293.1) has product MPPTCTHNSRHQSIMNLRHNPMRFMRNPLQGSTPTIHSQTLRCQNCHLRKISNATRTHQTKHQRPRLRLMPLGGSITYGSKSSDGNGYRKPLYDLLLADGYDVEMLGSRRAGTMAQNSNEGWRGFRIDQIEGKVVRSVAKHLPDVITFNAGSNDCRQQYEIDAAGQRIRKLLEALWDASPRSTIILSTLVRSAQEDAERAVVRVNEQILELSKELVASRRRLVLVNMHVAALGLGDLADGTHPNDGGYLKMGRIWYDGIKEAESEGLLELRE; this is encoded by the coding sequence ATGCCTCCAACATGTACTCACAACAGTCGCCATCAATCCATAATGAATCTTAGACACAATCCAATGCGCTTTATGCGCAATCCTCTACAAGGAAGCACTCCAACAATACACTCACAAACACTGCGCTGCCAAAATTGTCACCTTCGCAAAATCTCCAACGCCACACgcacccaccagaccaagcatCAACGGCCACGCCTCCGATTAATGCCCCTCGGCGGCTCCATCACCTATGGAAGCAAATCCTCCGACGGCAACGGCTACAGAAAACCCCTATACGACCTCCTCCTCGCAGATGGATATGACGTCGAAATGCTCGGGTCCCGCCGCGCCGGCACAATGGCGCAAAACAGCAACGAAGGATGGCGCGGGTTCAGAATCGACCAAATTGAAGGGAAGGTGGTGAGGTCCGTGGCGAAGCACCTACCTGATGTTATTACCTTTAACGCGGGGAGCAATGATTGCCGTCAGCAGTATGAGATTGACGCGGCTGGTCAGCGGATACGCAAGTTACTGGAGGCGTTGTGGGATGCGTCGCCGCGTTCTACGATTATTTTGTCAACGCTGGTGAGGAGTGCGCAGGAAGATGCGGAGAGGGCGGTCGTGCGTGTGAATGAACAGATTTTGGAGTTATCTAAGGAATTGGTTGCTTCGAGGAGGcggttggtcttggtgaACATGCATGTTGCGGCGTTGGGGTTGGGGGATTTGGCGGATGGGACGCATCCTAATGATGGGGGGTATTTGAAGATGGGTAGGATTTGGTATGATGGGATAAAGGAGGCTGAATCTGAGGGgcttttggagttgagggagTGA
- a CDS encoding sorting nexin-3 (similar to Cordyceps militaris CM01 XP_006671755.1), protein MQAMPDTRQQSFDEIYGPPENFLEIEVRNPRTHGIGRSMYTDYEILCRTNIPAFKLRQSSVRRRYSDFEYFRDILERESARVTIPPLPGKVFTNRFSDDVIEGRRAGLEKFLKIVVGHPLLQTGSKVLAAFVQDPNWDRNAW, encoded by the exons ATGCAGGCTATGCCGGATACGCGCCAGCAGAGCTTTGACGAGATTTACGGTCCGCCGGAGAACTTTTTGGAGATAGAG GTTCGCAACCCTAGAACCCACGGCATCGGCCGCTCCATGTACACAGACTACGAAATCCTCTGTCGGACAAACATCCCTGCCTTCAAATTGCGCCAGAGCAGCGTGCGCCGCCGATACTCCGACTTTGAATACTTTCGCGACATACTGGAGCGGGAGAGCGCGCGGGTGACCATCCCTCCTCTGCCAGGCAAGGTCTTCACCAACAGATTTAGCGACGATGTGATTGAGGGTCGACGCGCGGGGCTGGAGAAGTTTCTGAAGATTGTCGTGGGCCACCCGTTGTTGCAGACGGGGAGTAAGGTCTTGGCTGCGTTTGTGCAAG ATCCTAACTGGGACAGAAATGCATGGTGA